From the genome of Vitis riparia cultivar Riparia Gloire de Montpellier isolate 1030 chromosome 2, EGFV_Vit.rip_1.0, whole genome shotgun sequence:
ACCTCCCAACAATAAAGTACAGAAAATGGTGGATTTGtagtttacaatttttttttcttattttgtttgcatATTTCTGCCATTCTGAGGGACATGGTTTATGTAAATTATACAAGGGTATGTAACTTTGCCAATTATATTCGTAATATTTACTTTCAACTTGTTGCTTGGTTCCTTGGAATTGCCTGCTGAGTTTGATGGAAAGGGAGTGTCATAAATTCACTTGGCTGATCGTGCTATTGCCCCTTGCCCGGAAAGTGAAGCCCAGATAGTTTGATTCGAGCTCAGTGGAAGGTTCATTATTGACAATTCCAGGCTAATTTTGGAACGATTAGCAGGCTTGAAGGGGGTTTATGAATCGTGGCTGAAGCAGCTTTGAACTAGCTTAGATTCAAACAGCTTGAAATCATTTCATCGTACACATCTTAATCAAACAGACAACTGTTAGTACTGGAAAAGTTCCAAGTTGGCGTGGAAGATTTGCACTTTTTTGCCTTATTTCCTGTCGAGGTTGACGAGGGGTCCAAATTTTGTAGTTCTTGCGAGTTGCATGTCCCATGTGAAGGTCTTGGAGTTTGgtggaaaaatagtttttgaagaaTGTTTTGGTGGAAAAACATATAGTGTTTTTGGTTACTTGTTATGAGACGAGTTCACTAAAAAAGAATgtcgaaggaaaaaagagataaaagtCATAAAAGTTTTTTCTTATATGAAAGTGAGGATGGGTTTTTAAATCAGTGGAAGTGGAAAAGCGATGATACTTTATCTGATGATTGTACAAGGAAGGCAGGCAATGGGTTATAGAAAAAAAGAGTGGATAAATAAAGGAATTTTTTAGTggattaagaataaaaaaatttagtgagTATGGATAAAAGATCTTTTTATgttatacaaaaaattatttgtggaACCGTCGAGGCGTCGATGAATCAATTTGATAACTCGGATATTGTTATTCATGATATTAATATGATTCAATATCATCAAGATGTAATTCATCCCATTGAATTTACATTACAAGCGAAAGATTTATCATCTTTATGGGATAATAGAtgggtttttttaaaattgatgagaaacatttttcaaatatttctcacttttatttataaaaaatgaggtAGAAAATATTGCTTTTCTCCATATACCATatatttggttccaaaaaaattgaagaggaaatgttaagaaaagaaaatttttaaaaaatagaaaaaggtaaaaaataaattttaacatatttttaaaccatttatcttattttacttttcttatataatatgaaaatgtATAAACTTCtagtaaattattattatataactaGATATCagaaattatttctttaatcttatttttctttcttttaaaactttcctaaaaccaaatataaatttaatttttttcccttacattttttCATAACATCTCATGAGACTCATAAGACAATCATTTCtcttcaatcttttttttttttttttctcttctaaatgctttttaagttataaaaatcaaacataacctcaAGCCTGTgacagaaaatagaaaatagtaaaatCTACCAACCCGTTTATTTGAATCAATGGGAAGTAAAATCCATCTGAGAGTAATTGTAGGGGATTAGgagtttctaatatttcaaaatgttttttttaaataaaaattaaatatatgaaaaaataattttcaatcatttttaaaactttagaaaattacataaaataaattttttcaatagatttttatttcaaaaataaattttttcttatataatatattacaaaaaaCAATATCATAAGTAATTCTTTTTAGTTAATATCTAAATACTAAAAAACTCtataagtttataaaaatatgtcaCACAAGTAGTACAACAAAAAGATCATTTTTATGATAATCATTCAGACGTTGAATTTTGAAGAGTATACCCTAAAATTCATTAGGAgactaagagtgtgtttgacagtgattgtAGGAAGTACTTCTAACATGTATAACACTTcgaaatttttatcaaatattaaaaatgttcgaaataatttttataatcactgccaaacgcactctaagtatcattttaattattttttcgtATAACGGCCTATCATGGGCTGTACTCATAAGATCCACCAATAACGCAAAATGGGCCCATTAACTCGTTCCTTTGTACCAAGTCAGGCCCACAAGAAAAGATGCTGGAGATGTGGGTCAGTTACAACGAAACCGTTACCTATATATAATTCTCATTTTCCCATGGTTGGATTTCCAAGACCTTCACATTGATACAGGCTTCTCTACTTCTCTCTCCTTCAAACCACCCATGGTATTCAactcaaaaccctaaccctaattctCCCTTTGGTTCTCGGGGAAAATTTCGGATCAGAGTAAGGAGAAGAAAATTGCTTGAATGGCTTGAGAATGATGGCCATTTCCCAGCATGTTCTTTTCAGAGAAACCAAACGGGGGCTGATTCGTTTTCTGTTCGTTTTGTATTGGATTGTTTTTCCCGATCGAGCACTGAATTTCTTTTGCTTGGGCTTCATATTGGAAAATCAGTTTTCATGAGCTTGTGtgattattcatatttttgttcttgATTGAAGGGGAAAAAATGTGGGATCTGTATTGTTCAAATGAATTGATGTGGATCTGTATCAAAAGTTTATGTGAAAAAGAATACGGAAAATTGCAGATAGTGTTGTTAGCATTAGAAATTTAAAGTGGAAAAGTATGATACTTATTATGAACTGTCAAAAAATCTATGAAGAATGTTGTGGTGTATACGCTGTAGGAAACTTTAGAAATTCAAAGGTCATTGAGGCATACGTACAAACAAAATGTCGGCGATATACTAGGATGGTGAAGTGCTGTTTGGCACTAACCATTTCAAATGGGAATATATGATATTCTTATGAATTATAGAAAAGTCTAGGAAGAATGTGGAGAAAAAGGGTATCTGTTGCCGCGGGCTACTTTAGAGAGTTAAGGGTCATTGAGTATGGACAAACACAATGTCAATACTATATCCGAACGGGACTAAGATCAGATGAAATTTGGTGGCTAATCGAAAAATTAAGTTGTCTTAgtatttatattgattttgtcTCTATAGCGTGTAAAATctagtgtttttctttttccttatcaTGGGTGAGCAGGATGTAGAATTCCTATGGAACTCTGGGCATTAAGGCATCATCTCATAAAGTGTGCTGCTTTTTTAGTATCTAAGATTTTACGGTTTTCAGCCCTAAAATGCTGTGTATATTTCTATTGAGCTTGGAAGCAATGGATTACATGTTTGTTTTCTGTTCAAGCAGGCCCAAATTAGGAATCAACACAAGCGTGTTCTTCTTTTAGCATACCAGAGTTTGGGGATTGTGTTTGGCAGCTTGAGTACTTCCCCGCTTTATGTGTATAAAATTACATTCTCTGGTTGGCTGCAACATTATCAAACTGAAGATGCAGTGTTTGGGGCATGTTCTTTGATCTTTTGGACTTTCATGCTCCTTCCATTGTTCAAGTATGTTGTCATCATGTTGAGTGTAGATGATAATGGTGAAGGTAAGAACTAagaatttttcttaagaatgttaCAAGAactttcatgtttttatttccCTAGTTGATGGGTTTGTGGCCATCATTGATGGGGTCATTAACAGGAGGAACTTTCGCTTTATACTCGCTTCTCTGCAGACATGCAAAGCTTTGTTTGCTTCCTAATCATCAAGCAGCAGATGAGGACCTTTCTACGTATTTTAGTCCGCGTTACTCGAATAGGAACATACCTCCCTCTGTATTCAAAAGATATGTTGAGAAACATAAAAACACAAGGACTGGCTTACTCCTTGTAGTTTTGTTTGGTGCTTCTATGGTGATAGCTATTGGTGTCATCACTCCTTCAATTACTGGTAACTGAACTGtctttaatctttttgaatccAAAACCTGGAGAGTTTCATTCATCTCATCTTCTCATGCCCATGCTGAGGCATATTTAATCTTTTGCAGTTTTGTCATCCATTGAAGGGCTGAAAGTTCGAGTCAAGAATGCAGATGACAGTGAGTTTTATAgggggggaaaaaaaagaatgtttgGTTTGTTTAAAGACTAATGCTCTTGAATACAGAACCAAAACCCTTATCATACTTGAAGTACTCTTGAACTCATCTGTTAGAAATAGGATTGTGTTAAATTTGATGGGAAAAGAGGAACAAAACATGTTGTACATATATAATGACACCTAAAAGGTACTTGCAGAGTGTTGGAAACCTATTGAATGCCATCTTTGGCAGAGATCCAGATGCAATGCATGGATTGCACTAGGAAGCCAAAAACCCACAGAATGGAAGAGGGAGAATAGCATGGTCTCTACAATACCGAGGTCTCTTGTATGGCCGCCCATGAACAATGATATGGGTGGAACCTGAATTCATAGAAAAGAAAGTAATCTATAGATCACTTATAAACTATAAGGTATAAGTGAGAATAACATGGTCTCTGAGGTCTCTTGTACACTACGAGAGGGAGAATAACATGGTCAATTTTTCTGGATAGAGATCTGTAGATGCTTATTATTTACTCTCCAATTaacagaagaaaaaaactttTCGACACTGCTACTGCAGGCATCAATTCGTTTTGTAAGCTTCCAAACCATTTGCTGATATATCTTGGAgacagaaaaaaaatagtacaatGCTGAGTATAATAGAAGTAAAGTGCATTGGAATTGtttggctctctctctctctctctgtttctgttgtttttaatttttaatgggGGAGAGTTTTTGGaaccttttttttcctatatacAGAAATCCTAGTATTCCTTATATCGTCATTCAAGTTATTTTCAGCTCTATGATTCCACAGGAATGGTGGTTGCTATCACCTGCTTTGTATTGGTTTGTCTTATCGTCCGGCAGCACCATGGCACCCACAGGGTGGGCATCACATTTGCACCCATTGTGCTCCTGTGGTTGCTGTCTGTTGCCCTTCTCGGCATCTACAATATCACCAAGTGGAACCCAAGAATTTACCAGGCTCTTTCGCCCTACTACATTTACAAGTTCTTCAGGAACACGGGAAAAGATGGATGGATCTCCCTTGGAGGAATTTTTCTATGTATTACTGGTGACTGGCAGTCAAAATCTATTGACATCTTGTTCATTTAGCTTCACTATTTCTGGATTTATGTAGatgtttcttttcatttccaGGAACTGAAGCTATGTTTGCAGACCTTGGCCAATTCACAGCTACATCCATGAGGGTATGTTGAGTCAATGCCATCAGCAGGTGGTtgatgttgttttctttttctcatattACTGGTTTGTCATAATTGCAGGTTGCATTTTTTGTTGTCATTTACCCGTGTCTAATGCTTCAATACATGGGGCAGGCTGCATTTCTTTCAAAGAACTTTTCTGCAGCAGATATAAGCTTCTATGCTTCTGTACCAggtaaaaaactaaaaatcacaCATTAATATATGCTCTAAAAAATGTTATCAgaggaaaattaaaaaggagAAGTCCCTCATGCGTTTGCCGGGAGTCGAACCCGGGTCTATTGCTTGGAAGGCAATTATCCTAACCGTTGGACTACAAACGCCTTCTTGTTGTAACTCTTAAAAAACTTTATGTTTAATAACTTCTTCAAAACTCATGACTCTTTATTGCACCTGCCCCTGCTTCAtataaaatgttatatatttgAACCAACCACCATATCAACTGTTTTACAGTGTTGTTGCCATTTTTGTAGAGCCCTTGTTCTGGCCAGTTTTTGTTCTTGCAATTTCAACTGGGATTGTTGCCAGTCAGGCGGCAATCTCCGAGACGTTCTCAATTGTTCAACAATGTCAGGCATTAGGATGTTTCCCTCGTGTCAAGATTGTACACACATCAAGATGGATCCATGGTAAGATCTACATTCCAGAGATAAACTGGATCCTTATGATACTCATTCTGACTGTCACACTTGGTTTTGGAGACACAACCCTCATGGGAAATGCCTATGGTAAGCCCTCCTTGGTTAGAacataccttaattttttaatcaaaatgttaattaattatatGGCCCCTGTCCCTCAAGATTATGATGCCTTTAATATCAGGGATTGCGTATATGAGTGTGACATTGGTGACAACATTGTTGATGACACTGGCCATTACCCTGGTGTGGCATAAGACTCTCGTGCTTGCCCTGTCATTCCTACTGTTCTTTGGATCAATGGAGATTATCTTCCTTTCATCTTCTTATATGAGAATCCATAGGGGTGGGTGGCTTTCAATCATGTTGTCTTCAGTCTTCCTTGCTGTTATGTATGTGTGGCACTATGGCAGCAGGCGGAAGTATTTATCTGATCAACAGAACAGGATACCCATGAAAAGGATTCTCTCACTTGGCCCCAGTCTTGGGATTATCAGGACTCCCGGTATAGGCGTCATCTACACTGAATTGGCAACTGGGGTGCCAGCCACATTTTCCCATTTCCTCACCAACTTGCCATCCTTCTACCAGGTCATCGTCTTCGTCTGCATCAAGACCATTCACGTCCCTTACATCTCTCATAAGGAGCGCTACCTCATCGGCCGGATTGGACCCAAAGCTTATCAGATGTACAGATGCATTATCCGATATGGTTACAAAGATGTCCATAAAAGTAACGAAGATTTTGAGTACAACCTGGTGATGAGCATAGCGGAGTTCATTCAACTGGAATCAGAAGGCTCGAGAACCCCAGATGGGTCGGTGGATGGCAGACTGGCAGTCGTGAGAACCTCTGAGAAGACCGGAATGAGAATGGTAATGTCAGAATCTGCTAATCTGGGAGAAAGCTACGGCAGCGGAAGCAGCAGCTGGACCGGGTCCGCCGCTCTGAGCAGTAGCAAGTCGGCCACTCTGCGGAGACTCCAGGCCTTGTACGAGCAGGAAGTACCAGCCCATCTGAGCCGCAGGCGCCATGTGCGGTACCAGCTGCTGGACAAAAACTACAAGCACCCACACGTGAAAGAAGAGCTGCTGGAGCTTGTGGAAGCGAAGCATGCAGAAGTGGCATATGTGATAGGGCATTCCTATATAAAGGCGAGAAGAAACTCATCGTTCTTGAAGAAGTTGGCTGTGGATGTAGCCTACTCTTTCTTGCGTAGAAACTGCAGATCCCCAGGTGTGGCCCTGCACATTCCCCACATCAGCTTGATCATGGCAGGGATGAACTATTATGTCTAGGGTTGCTCAAGCTTTTTGCATCCATGGTACATTTTGTAATGcttaatttattgatttcatGACAGAGATGGGCATTCTTTAAATTCCTCTAATTTGCTTCCTTCactcttcatatttttcatattttttaatgactGACATTCTTTATactatcattaaattttttcctaatttttttttttgtattctaataattatatttttaagataaatataacaatgacaaagtgaaataaatataaatattttcttatttattttaaaaaaagtaccTACTTACAATTTGATATTATtgtatgaataaataaattagtgagacaaatataaataaatgtgacCGAATACAAAAGAAAGAGTATAAAGTATACAAGTGGTCGTAAAGCAATCAGGAAATGTATCTGCAACTTTCTGTGATTGATTCCATGGGACAGGGAATGGGCCCACAATTTCTTGtttcaataatgttttttttaaataaataaataaacctcaCCCATAAAAAATAGTCGTTATGGGGGCTCTAATGCCTTGTGGTGGGTAGGAATCAAAACGCAGCGTTTTTATGGTCACGGATCCGAGACCCAGAGTAAAACGGCGTCGTTTCGAGGGCGGTACCTCGCAGCGCGGTGTCTCTCTGACCAGAACAGTAGGTCGCCTCCAACTGTCACACCGCACACGAAATTGAAGAATCCGAAACTACCGGATTGAATCGCATTAGGGTTTTAGCTTCCCTCCACCACCCATGTCCACCACCCGTGTCCAACGTCCCTGATTCAGCAGCTCCACACGCCCTTCCGCAACCGGGTTCGGATCTCTGGCCCACCCGGAACTGGACCCATGTGGAGCTCATGCTCTCACGCTCTCTCCCGATGCCCCTCACTCCCACCCACCATCTCCCGCCTCAGGCTCCCAAACCGCCCTGGAACCCTTTATCCTCTCTCCAGTGGTTTTCGGATCTCTGAATCTCATTCCAAGTTTCCGAAGAGCGTAAGCACTTCTTAAATTTGAGTCCTTTTtgcttctctctcttttttgtcttttgtttgGTTCTAATTTGTTATCGGTTTGTGTTTGGTGAATGTGAATTGGAATTAAGGTTGGAATTGTGGGGTTCAGTTGATTTTTCGTGTTAGCTTTCGGTTCCGCTGGGAAATTAGTCTGTGTTGAGATGAGGAAAAAGAGGGAAATTAATTGAATTGGTGGTTGGTTATCTATTATTTTAAGGCAGAAATTTAATTGGTTTTAGAATGGATATTTTCATGAGTTAGGGATGAAGGGTTTTCTTTATCTATCTGTGCTTGGTTTTTCAGAATGTTTGGTGTAATTAAGGTTGGAATTGTgggtttcaattatttttcctGTTAGCTTCCTGTTTAGTTGATGAGAAAATAGTTGTATTCTTCTTTGTTGAGATGAGGCGTGTCATTGAAGTAGTGCCTACCTATTATTTTAAGGCAGAAATTTTATTCCCTTATCTTTGCTGGAATAGAAAACTCAGTAAAGCTTTTCCTTAACCATTCGTGTTTGGCTTTCGAGAATATGACTTGAGTTGTGGATTTgagttattttttcatgttagtttCCCATTTGGCTGCTGAGAAAGTAGCTGTATTAGTCtttgttgaatataaaaaacagaggaaaattattgaatttgcAGTGCTTTGTTTGAATACTCTTTCATGTCAAGAAGATTGCAATTTTATTGGTGTATCTTCGCAGAAATGGAAAATTTCATGCTTTAGGCATGAAGATTCTTCTTCGGAAACTCCCAAGTCCGAATCTATAGACGATATTCTGTCAGGAGAATTGGTGAAGCCCGAATTCAATAAACCAAGCACTGTCCAAAAGGATTGGGCTTCAAGTTTCCGAGAGGTAATATTTTGTTTCActgaatttttttctctaatttgtGGCTTTGGGATATTAATTAGTTCTGGGTGCCACAGATGAACATAGATAGAGCCATAGAGGTTCTCAGTAGAAGAGAATTCTCTACATTTTTAGGAGGATTTTATTTGATAGATAGTCTGCATGGAGCTTACATGTATTCATTAGAGAATTTATCATATTGTTGCTATCTTtagtttggttgccaagaacaTATGAAGCTAAAGGAGGAAATTTTGGAGACCACCTGAGCGCTAAGGCTATGATTGGTtcctgaaaattttgaggaaaaatgtgaaggaaagaaaatagaaaggaaaaatggaatgaaagaaaaactaaaggcaaaaaataaaaaaaataaaagtcaatAAATTCTTTCTATATGCTtctcaaactcatttcatttatttttcctcttatatgtaatgattgaataatttgaaaatacattagTTTCtatccaattttaattatatttgattttttattttttatttttttgtattttgcttaagttaattttggtttccagaaaatttgaaagaaaataggagggaaaggaaatagaaaggaaaagtaggagaaaaaaaaggtgaaggaaaataaaaaaatagatttaaagtcaatggattatttttatatgttacttcaaacttatttaactttttttaactctctacataatattatataatttaaaaatgtataagtttctaattaattttaattatatttgattttctttagtatttttatattaaaacgaaaaatgagaaaatcattttctttagtttttttattctttccttcgtactttccaaaaaccaaacataaccatagTAAAACAAActagagaaaatcattttcattaccatttttctttttccttttccttagtactttattagaaccaaatatagcataaGTAGGTGTGGGATTTTACGTTCCTTTCTTTGCCTCTGTCTTCTTGCTAACCAAATGGGCTACTGCCTATTATGCAAAAGAAGATATGTTTTCTTCTGTCTTGACAAGAAAAGATTTTGACTGCTTGTATGAATTTATCTGCCATGaacagaaaaattaaatttgagcaTATGACAGAATTGTTAGGATGTCTTAAAATGTTGATTAATGGGCTTGATCATGTTTTAGGCTGCTGATGTAATCTTAAGAGTGATCGGGAAGCCATGGGTTGTTCCGTGGACATCAGAAACCATACTCCAGGTACATTTTTCTCACTTATCCTTTCTGAGGGCTCATTTATGAAATGCAATTAGACTCTAAGCTTCTGTTGCTGTTAGTTATTAATAGGGATGCATTGtcagtaaagaaaaatatagaagttaaggtcatgtttggaaattgttcttaaaaacggTTTTATTGATAGAAAATAGTTTGATGAGAATTAGTTCTGAAAACagttagttttttaaaacaaattttaggtgTTTTCAGTTGTATTTTGCAGAGTGTTTTGggtaacaattaaaaatattgagaatactttgaaaatttttgcattgcACATAATGCGTAATACTTTTATGGAGAATAAAAccaagaaaactgttttttcatatttatgttcCTAAACAGAATTTTGTTCATGAAAACAATTGAAGACtctttttaagaattattctcaaaaatcttTTTTGAAAACGTGCCCAAACATACTTTGATGAAGTTTCAATTCACATTTTCATTGGAGTTTAACAAGTACCTCTGTTCTATATATATCCACTTGTATTTGGAAGGTGGTATGCCAGATGTAGGGCTGCAATTTGGGGGGTTGGGTTGGGTTAGTGGCTAACCCAAACTTAACCTGAATTAATAAACAATCAATGTAAGCCCAATCTAACTCGACCTCTAACCCAAGCTCAACtcaatctcatttttctaagcTCAAGTTGAGTTCTAGTTGGTTGGATTAGATTCAGATTAATCATATTGGTCGGATTGCATGATTCAAAGTCTACACACAatgttttttacaataaatttctatatatttatacaaaaataaatggtaaaTGGGATAATATGATTTGATTGCTTATATGATGTAGTTAAATTTATGTATCATTTATAGGATATAATTGGCAAAAAAAATCGTttgtatgatataattaaaaaaagtaaaaataaatttatgaatcgttgatatgatataattataatttgatatttttcctttaaaatctcaataaataaataagtaaaatattattatata
Proteins encoded in this window:
- the LOC117929165 gene encoding potassium transporter 3; the protein is MAQIRNQHKRVLLLAYQSLGIVFGSLSTSPLYVYKITFSGWLQHYQTEDAVFGACSLIFWTFMLLPLFKYVVIMLSVDDNGEGGTFALYSLLCRHAKLCLLPNHQAADEDLSTYFSPRYSNRNIPPSVFKRYVEKHKNTRTGLLLVVLFGASMVIAIGVITPSITVLSSIEGLKVRVKNADDRMVVAITCFVLVCLIVRQHHGTHRVGITFAPIVLLWLLSVALLGIYNITKWNPRIYQALSPYYIYKFFRNTGKDGWISLGGIFLCITGTEAMFADLGQFTATSMRVAFFVVIYPCLMLQYMGQAAFLSKNFSAADISFYASVPEPLFWPVFVLAISTGIVASQAAISETFSIVQQCQALGCFPRVKIVHTSRWIHGKIYIPEINWILMILILTVTLGFGDTTLMGNAYGIAYMSVTLVTTLLMTLAITLVWHKTLVLALSFLLFFGSMEIIFLSSSYMRIHRGGWLSIMLSSVFLAVMYVWHYGSRRKYLSDQQNRIPMKRILSLGPSLGIIRTPGIGVIYTELATGVPATFSHFLTNLPSFYQVIVFVCIKTIHVPYISHKERYLIGRIGPKAYQMYRCIIRYGYKDVHKSNEDFEYNLVMSIAEFIQLESEGSRTPDGSVDGRLAVVRTSEKTGMRMVMSESANLGESYGSGSSSWTGSAALSSSKSATLRRLQALYEQEVPAHLSRRRHVRYQLLDKNYKHPHVKEELLELVEAKHAEVAYVIGHSYIKARRNSSFLKKLAVDVAYSFLRRNCRSPGVALHIPHISLIMAGMNYYV